The genomic region GCTGCAATAGAAGGGCTGGGCAAGAAATGATGCTGCCAGGAGAGCAAAAGAGGGAGCTGCTCGTAAAGGCGGAGTGCCAGCATAAGGGCTATGGAAAGGACCCTTATAAGCGGAGCATTGCGGAATTGCTTGATGAGGGCGTCATAAACCTGGATAAGCCCTACGGCCCAACCAGCCACGAGGTCACCGCATGGGTCAAGAATATTTTGCACATCAAGAGGGCGGGGCATAGCGGCACGCTGGACCCTCATGTGACTGGCGTTTTGCCGATAATGCTGGGCGATGCCACCAGGCTGGTCAGGGTTTTGCTGTTATCGGGAAAAGAGTATGTGTGCGTGATGCGGCTTCATGCGGACTTGCCCGAGGAGAGGGTAAGGGCCATCCTGGAGGAGTTCACGGGCGTCATCTATCAGAGGCCGCCGCTGGTGAGCGCCGTAAAGAGGCAGCTTCGTAAGCGCACTATATATTATATCGATTTTCTGGAGATGCGCGGCCGTGACGTCTTATTCAAGGTTGGCTGTGAGGCCGGCACATACATAAGAAAGCTGTGCCACGACGTGGGAGAAGCCCTGGGCGTGGGCGCTCACATGTACGAGCTTAGGCGCACCAAATCGGGGCCTTTCAAGGAGGACGAGACGCTCATAACGCTTCATGACCTCACTGACGCCTATTACTACTATACCCAGGGCGACGAGGCCCCCTTGCGAAAGATCATCTTGCCCATGGAGTACGCCTTGAGGAATATGCCCAGGATAATCGTAAAAGATTCCGCCGTAGGCGCCCTCGCTGAGGGCGCCCCCCTGTTCGTGCAGGGCGTCTGTAAGGTTGACACTGGCATAAGGCAGGGTGACACTGTGGCGGTCTTCACGCATATGGGCGAAGTGGTCTCAATTGGCACCGCCAGGATGTCGACCGAGGAGTTGATGGCCGCAAAAGAGGGCCAGGCGCTGGATACGCTGTGCGTCATGATGAAGCCGGGCGTCTACCCGCCGGAGTGGAAGAAAAAACTTAAATGATAGAAGTACGTTATAGGGTTGCAGTTTTCGAGAAGCCGGGGTAGTCTAGTGGTAAGGCGCAAGCCTGGAATTGTGGTGAGGCGTAAGCCTGTAATCCCCATTACCAGCCAGCTTGTGGGGGGAAACTCCCGCAAGGGTTCGAGTCCCTTCCCCGGCGCCTTTAATGTGAGTTGCCATAGAAGACAGAAAGTGTTTTATTTAATAGTGGATGGTTTGGCAACTTATCTTCTTTTACTAGAAACTGGAGGGGTGCGCCGCGCGGAGCGCTCTAGTGACGGCGTGGAGCGCTCTAGTGACGGCGTGGAGCGCTCTAGTGACGGCGTGGAGCGCTCTAGTAAAAAGCAAAGCGAAACCTTCCTTCAGCCTCTAAAAATAGAGCTATCTGCCCAACCATGTTTTTTCATGCTAAAGCATCGCCCGATCATCATCTTAATAGTTCAACATGGCAAGATTTGGCCAAAGCTTAAATTTTCAGTTCTCAACATCTTTATGAATGGCTATTAAAAGTCCGACAAATATTACCATGGCGATGATAATAGCTTTTAGCATATTGGTGATGTCAGCATCGCTTGCCAAGCATAACAATACAACTCTCACATTATCGAACGCCTCCACGGTCCAGCCCATAGCATGGAGAAACTATTTCCCTGGAGGCTGGGCCAGCGGATACTGGCCAGCATGGAACGAATGGGGATGGACGGGCTGGAGAGGCAACTGGGTGACAGGCGACCCTTACTAAACAGCAATAAGCTTAAATCCCATAAAACACTATAGAGGCAATCTACCAGACCACAACAATTTTAATGAATGCCTATTTATACTTAATGATTAAAAATGATGATTGGTAGTGAGCGCACATGATGGACCCGCTAAAATCCCTGCTAGGCCTTATTGCGAAGTCGCCGTTCAAGCCACTGAGCGAGCACGCAGAAAAGGTGAGGATCACCGTATGGAAGATGAGCGACGCCGTGAACGCGTACGTCGAGGGGGATAAAGCCAGGGTGGATGCGCTATACCACGAGATAAGCTCGCTGGAGCACGACGCCGACAACGTGAAGCACGAGATAAGGCAGAACCTGCCCTCCTCTAACATAATGCCCGTGGACAGGGCTGACACGCTGTCATACCTGAAACAGCAGGACGACGTGGCTAACAGCGCAGAGAACGTGGCCGAGATGCTCACGATTAAGATGGTGGACATGCCGCCAGCAGTCAAGGATGTCATCCTAAGGCTAAACGCCGAGGTGCTGAAGACCGTCGAGGAGCACGTATCGGCCTCGAATAAGATAATCACCGTGCTGGACACGGCCTTTTCGCCGGAGAAGGTAAGGGAGGCGCAGGAGCTCATCAACAAGGTGGACACCCAGAAGCACACGGTGGACGTGACGAAGCTGGAGGCCATGAGGTCTATCTACGATAACGAGGATAAGCTGGGCCCTGTTGGCGTATACCATCTTCTGACATTGGTAAAGGAGCTTGGCTGGGTGGCCGAGCATGCCGAGAGCTCTTCGAATAGGCTGAGGCTGATGATCGCCAGGAAATAAAAGGCCTTACTGCTGTGTGAAACACGGAACTGTGTCGCCGTTGTTTAATAAAACGCGGCGCTCGCCGTGGTGAAACCCCTTTTGTTTTAGAGGCTCGCCCAGCCCAAGCCAATACATGATCTCCTGCTTTTCAAGCGGGCTAACCCTAAAGTTAGACTCAAGCTGCCTCATTAAAAGGCCACACTCATGAGGCTCATAAAGCTCGAGACAATGGGCCACCTTAGAGGCATCGAACCGGAAGCCCAGAACTTTCAGGGGAGACAGGAATCGCTCATGAAACTCGCGATTATCCATGCGGTCGCTCAGCTTCACGTAAAGCCTGAAAGTGTCCTGATCCAGCCATATGGTGATGCTAGCCTTACCGCTCATAATATAGGGTATGCACGTGTGGTATAAATGGCTAAAGATAATGCGCGGTGAAAGTAAGGCCTTATCTACGCTGTCTTCTTGAATGTGTATTTTCCGATGCATCAAGACATAAATACTATTCTCGACTATCTATACATTCACAGTATGCTTGCCAAAAGTATTATTTTCATGTCGAAGAGCAAGGGGCGGATTCATCCCACCCTTTCAAGGGGATTCCCCGCCCCATGGCCCCGTTGTCCTAAACCATCTATTATCTGCTAGAACCTCTTCAGCCTTTATACGAATAGGTTAAGGCTTAAAAGAAAATATAAACAAAGTAACATTATAAAAAAATTAAAGATTCCTTATTATAGCGTCCACCATCTCGCTCGACCTGGCACTGCCGCCCATGTCATAAGTGACGTGCCTCTTCTCGGCGATGACCTTCTCGGTGGCCTCAAAGATGGCCTGAGACTGTATCTTCTCGCCTAAATAGTCAAGCATCCAGGCGCCCGCGAGCACCGTCGCCACCGGGTTGACCTTGTCCATGCCCGCATACTTGGGGGCGCTCCCGTGGGCCGGCTCGAACATCGCATAGCCGTCGCCAATGTTCGCGCTATATATCAAGCCTATGCTCCCCACTAGGGCCGAGCACTCCTCGCTCAAGATATCCATGAAAAGGTTAGTGGACAACAGCACCTTTTTATTGTATATTGCCGGGTTCTTCACGAGCTGCTGGGCCACATTATCGACGTGGTACTCCTCAAGCTCAATGCCCGGGTAATCGGCCTTGACCTTCCCGCACTCTTCCAGAAAGGCGCCGTCCGTCTTCTTCAGGATATTGCTCTTGTGGATGGCCACGACCGACTTCCAGCCTCTTCGCATGGCCTCCTCGAAGGCATACTTCGCCACACGCCTGCAGGCGGGCCTCGTTATCTTTCTTATGGCGATAAAGACATCATTAGTAAGCTGAATCTCCTCTCCAATGTACAGGCCCTCGGTGCCCTCCCGCACGCACACGAAGTCCACCTCGCCCAGAGGGGCTGGCAAGCCCTTATACGACTTGATAGGCCGGACGTTCGCATACAAATCGAACTTCTGCCTTATCGACACGGCGACGCTCTTCGGGGAGCCCGCGCCCCCGGGCGTCGTGGTCGGCCCCTTGAAACATGCATCGCTCTCAGAAAGCGCCTTCCATGTCTCCTCCGGGATGAGCGAGCTTCCGCCGTGCTTCTCCCACCATCCGGCGCCAGCCTCGCACTCGATAAACTCTACATTCGAGCCTGCCGCCTTCACAGCTTTCATCATAAGCCCGGTCAATTCAGGGCCCACGCCGTCCCCCTTGATGACTACAACCTTCTTTGCCATTTTCCCACCTTTAAAGGCTATTGCACCGGCCTCTGGCCGGGCCGAGCCCGGTTATCTCGTGCTTCGTGAAGTCGAAAACCGTGGCCCTCTCAGTGCCCCTTACCAGGTCGAGGCGCCTGGCGGGGACTACTTTACCTATCTTTGAAGCATTAAGCTTGTGGTCGTTATAGACCCCGATGACCTTATCAGTGTTCTCGGGCTTACACGTCACTATGAAGCCCATGCCCGGGTACATCTTTAGCCAGTGGTCCATCGTCACGCCATCGGGCTTTGGCATGAGGTCGAGGTAAACGTCTGCGCCCACGCCGGAGACCTCGAGCAGCATGCCCAGGGTTCCAATGATGCCCGGGTTGCTCACGTCCTTTCCCGCGGTCAATAGCTTCTTCTCGGCGAGCTCCACCATTGAGGCGACCTGCCACCTTACTATGCTTGCATCCTTCAGGTAGGTGGAGTCCCAGTTTAGGTCGCAGGACGGGTGAACCCTGCCATCAAGGTCTATTGCGAGCACTATGTCGTCTCCTGGCCTCGCAGTACTACTATAAATGATGCAGTCCTTCTTTGCTATGCCCAGTATGGCGACGTCAAGTGCCGCATATGGCGTATCAGGATGTACGTGGCCTCCGACGACCGGCACCCCAAACTTGTCGATGCCATCCTTCATCCCCTTCAATACCTTACGCGTTATCTCATCCGAATTTGAGGAAAACACGTCCACCATGCCGAGCGGCCTGCCCCCCATCGCAGCTATGTCGTGCACGTTAACAAGCACAGAACAGTACCCTGACCACTCCGGGTCTGCCCTCATGAGCTTGTCCCATATGCCATCGGCTGCCAGAAGAAGCGCCTCATCGCCGTGCTCGATTATAGCCGCGTCCTCGCCGAAAGATGGGTTGGTCCCCTTCTCATCGAATATACCAACAATGTTCTTTATGGTATGCTTGCGTGTGGTCCCAAGGTACTCTCTAAGGGACTCCGCAAGCCTGTCAAGGTTCATTCAGCTTGTCTCTCCGTGTAAAATGCCTATTGTTCCGCATGGCTTTTAAACATATCGTCCGCGTCGTAAGTCTCTAGGTTTAAGGATAATGCCTAAATACGCATATGGCTTATGTATCGCGCATGCGAGCCTTACCATTGATAATCGCCTTAATAACGCTAATGGTTATGCCTTCGATGGCAAGTGGCACGACAATACCTATAAATAAGGATTTTAGGGACGGAGACGTGGTCATACATGTCCTACAGGTGAACATAACGGACTACCCGATGGGCAACGTGTACTCGCCCGACCCTTCAAACACCGTATGGCCAAAGCTGGTATTTACCTATGAGAACAAAGGGACAGAGCCAGTCAATGGGAACCTGGAAGTGGCGTTCTTCGATGACAAGGGCAACCAGTACCCGCCCAGCGGCCACCTCGTGGACGTCACGATGGACCCGCTCCAGCCTGGAAAAACGTCGGATATACGTTTCGTCGAGGCAGCCGTCATACCCAAGGATACGAAGTTAGTCTACTTTAAGGTGTACATAAATGGTAAGGGCGAGGCGGTCGACATACCATACACCGAGGCTACGGCAACGCCAGTACCCGGGCAAGGTGGCGGCGCCAATAAGTGCTGCCTCGCCATGCTATTGCCCCTAATGGCCATAGGCGTATATATGGCAAGCAAATTAAAATAACCCTCCAAGCCCGAAAGCAATATATCTAATAAGCCATTTAAGTCTTTTACCTACTGCAGGAGATAATATGGCAAACGAACCATTACTCATGATACCGGGGCCAGTCATGCTCCACCCTCGGGTTCTAAAGGCAATGTCGAAACAGATGATAAACCATAGGGACAAGGCATTCTCAGAGATCTATGATGAGTGCAGGAGCACGCTTCAATACGTTTTGAATACTAAGAATGATACATATGTGCTTACCGGATCGGGCTCGTGCGCCATGGAGGCGGCCGTCTCTAACCTGGTGAAGGGGGACAGGGTTGTCTCCATAGTGAATGGCAAGTTTGGCGAGCGGTTCAGGGACATAGCGCTAAGGTATGGCACCGTAGAAAGCCTGGAGTTCGAATGGGGCACGCCCATAGACTTAAAAAAGGTGGAGGATGCCCTGGCAAAGGGGGCAAAAGTTGTAACGATGGTGCATAATGAGACCTCTGCTGGCGTCAAGAACCCCGCCGAAGAGGTTGGGAGGCTCGCCAGGAAGTATGATGCGCTATTCGTGCTTGACTGTATAACTTCTGCGGGAGGCGACCTCGTCGAAGTAGACAGGTGGGGCGTGGACATAGCGGTTACGGGCGCCCAGAAGTGCCTCGGCGCCCCATCGGGGCTCTCGTCGGTGTCGGTAAGCAGGAAGGCGTGGGACTCGATGGTCAAGAATCCGCCCTACTATATGGACTTGAAGAAATACAAGAAGTCCGCGGAGGCCGAGAGGTCCGAGACGCCATATACGCCGTCTATTACCCTGTTTTATGGCATGCTGGAGGCAATGCGCATCATAAGGGAAGAGACCATGGAGAAGCGCATAGCACGCCACAGGAAGGGGGCGGAAGGCGTAAGGGCGGCCATGAAAGCCCTTGGCCTGGAGCTATACCCTGTCACGGATGAGCATACCGTGCTCTCCAATACGGTTACAGCAGTCAAGCTTCCAGGGGGAGTCACGGACAAGGACCTGCGCGGCACCATGAAGTCCGACGACGGCGTGGCAATAGCGGGCGGCCAGGACAGGCTTAAGGGCAGGATTTTCAGGATTCCGACTATGAACGCCTTCACCGAGGCGGACATGGCGAGGACGCTGGGCTCGCTGGAGAACGCCCTCATAAAGCTCAACGCGCTGGACAAGGGCAAAAAGAACGCTGGAGTAGAGGCTTTCAGAAAGGTATTTAATGGCTAATAGTCGTAAAGGGGAGTAAATGGCAAAAATCGGGATAGCGGATACCACGTTCGCCCGCTTCGACATGGGAAAGGCGGCCATCGACGAGCTGAAGAAGAACTGCTCGGCACAGATAGTGCGCTACACCGTGCCGGGCATCAAGGACCTCCCGGTGGCCTGTAAGAAGCTCTTCGACGAGCAGCATTGCGACATAGTGATGGCCCTGGGGATGCCCGGGAGCAAGCCGGTGGATAAGACCTGCGCCCACGAGGCGAGCATGGGCATCATCATTTGCCAGCTCATGGTCAATAAGCACATCATAGAGGTGTTCGTCCACGAGGACGAGGCGCCCAACGAGAGGGAGCTTGCGGCTCTCATGGACAGGAGGGCTAGGGAGCACGCCTTGAACGTCGTGAAGCTGCTGTTCAAGCCGAAGATGCTTGAGAAGGAGGCGGGCACTGGCCAGAGGCAGGGCTATGAGGACGTGGGGCCCGCCCGAATATAAACAAAG from Methanocella conradii HZ254 harbors:
- a CDS encoding methanogenesis marker 2 protein, producing the protein MNLDRLAESLREYLGTTRKHTIKNIVGIFDEKGTNPSFGEDAAIIEHGDEALLLAADGIWDKLMRADPEWSGYCSVLVNVHDIAAMGGRPLGMVDVFSSNSDEITRKVLKGMKDGIDKFGVPVVGGHVHPDTPYAALDVAILGIAKKDCIIYSSTARPGDDIVLAIDLDGRVHPSCDLNWDSTYLKDASIVRWQVASMVELAEKKLLTAGKDVSNPGIIGTLGMLLEVSGVGADVYLDLMPKPDGVTMDHWLKMYPGMGFIVTCKPENTDKVIGVYNDHKLNASKIGKVVPARRLDLVRGTERATVFDFTKHEITGLGPARGRCNSL
- a CDS encoding isocitrate/isopropylmalate dehydrogenase family protein, translating into MAKKVVVIKGDGVGPELTGLMMKAVKAAGSNVEFIECEAGAGWWEKHGGSSLIPEETWKALSESDACFKGPTTTPGGAGSPKSVAVSIRQKFDLYANVRPIKSYKGLPAPLGEVDFVCVREGTEGLYIGEEIQLTNDVFIAIRKITRPACRRVAKYAFEEAMRRGWKSVVAIHKSNILKKTDGAFLEECGKVKADYPGIELEEYHVDNVAQQLVKNPAIYNKKVLLSTNLFMDILSEECSALVGSIGLIYSANIGDGYAMFEPAHGSAPKYAGMDKVNPVATVLAGAWMLDYLGEKIQSQAIFEATEKVIAEKRHVTYDMGGSARSSEMVDAIIRNL
- a CDS encoding pyridoxal-phosphate-dependent aminotransferase family protein, with amino-acid sequence MANEPLLMIPGPVMLHPRVLKAMSKQMINHRDKAFSEIYDECRSTLQYVLNTKNDTYVLTGSGSCAMEAAVSNLVKGDRVVSIVNGKFGERFRDIALRYGTVESLEFEWGTPIDLKKVEDALAKGAKVVTMVHNETSAGVKNPAEEVGRLARKYDALFVLDCITSAGGDLVEVDRWGVDIAVTGAQKCLGAPSGLSSVSVSRKAWDSMVKNPPYYMDLKKYKKSAEAERSETPYTPSITLFYGMLEAMRIIREETMEKRIARHRKGAEGVRAAMKALGLELYPVTDEHTVLSNTVTAVKLPGGVTDKDLRGTMKSDDGVAIAGGQDRLKGRIFRIPTMNAFTEADMARTLGSLENALIKLNALDKGKKNAGVEAFRKVFNG
- a CDS encoding TIGR00153 family protein, translating into MMDPLKSLLGLIAKSPFKPLSEHAEKVRITVWKMSDAVNAYVEGDKARVDALYHEISSLEHDADNVKHEIRQNLPSSNIMPVDRADTLSYLKQQDDVANSAENVAEMLTIKMVDMPPAVKDVILRLNAEVLKTVEEHVSASNKIITVLDTAFSPEKVREAQELINKVDTQKHTVDVTKLEAMRSIYDNEDKLGPVGVYHLLTLVKELGWVAEHAESSSNRLRLMIARK
- a CDS encoding RNA-guided pseudouridylation complex pseudouridine synthase subunit Cbf5, with product MMLPGEQKRELLVKAECQHKGYGKDPYKRSIAELLDEGVINLDKPYGPTSHEVTAWVKNILHIKRAGHSGTLDPHVTGVLPIMLGDATRLVRVLLLSGKEYVCVMRLHADLPEERVRAILEEFTGVIYQRPPLVSAVKRQLRKRTIYYIDFLEMRGRDVLFKVGCEAGTYIRKLCHDVGEALGVGAHMYELRRTKSGPFKEDETLITLHDLTDAYYYYTQGDEAPLRKIILPMEYALRNMPRIIVKDSAVGALAEGAPLFVQGVCKVDTGIRQGDTVAVFTHMGEVVSIGTARMSTEELMAAKEGQALDTLCVMMKPGVYPPEWKKKLK
- the ribC gene encoding riboflavin synthase; translated protein: MAKIGIADTTFARFDMGKAAIDELKKNCSAQIVRYTVPGIKDLPVACKKLFDEQHCDIVMALGMPGSKPVDKTCAHEASMGIIICQLMVNKHIIEVFVHEDEAPNERELAALMDRRAREHALNVVKLLFKPKMLEKEAGTGQRQGYEDVGPARI